The following are encoded in a window of Bacillus xiapuensis genomic DNA:
- a CDS encoding DUF3231 family protein, with the protein MGILSGNPQNEPMHYGEVFATWSYLLVTKGAIAGYQTKLNHTGDEDLKKLLDEAIQLCQQEEKELEALLKQNGVGLPPSPPERPNACLEDIPVGARMMDPEIAAALSANTAACLVASSQAIGQCIREDIAGMFAQFHMQKATLGGKVLRLHKEKGWLIPPPLHSNKSEEC; encoded by the coding sequence ATGGGTATTTTAAGCGGCAATCCACAAAATGAACCGATGCATTATGGCGAAGTATTCGCTACTTGGTCTTACTTGCTTGTTACAAAAGGTGCCATTGCAGGTTACCAAACAAAATTGAATCACACAGGTGATGAGGATTTAAAAAAATTACTGGATGAAGCCATTCAGCTATGCCAGCAAGAGGAGAAAGAACTGGAAGCTCTTTTAAAGCAAAACGGTGTTGGTCTTCCGCCGTCTCCGCCAGAAAGACCGAATGCTTGCCTTGAAGATATTCCAGTAGGCGCACGAATGATGGATCCGGAAATTGCAGCTGCCCTGTCCGCCAATACCGCGGCTTGTTTAGTGGCTTCCAGTCAAGCGATTGGCCAATGCATCCGCGAAGATATCGCGGGAATGTTTGCTCAGTTCCATATGCAAAAAGCAACGCTAGGCGGAAAAGTCCTTCGCCTTCATAAAGAAAAGGGGTGGCTAATACCGCCGCCACTCCACTCGAATAAATCAGAGGAATGCTAA
- a CDS encoding polyprenyl synthetase family protein has translation MSRAYIKNLQLTEDIAVFSKEKFKDNRTPFANALKVHLYAFSGSSCQGREDISPCLEALMLALDMIDDIQDGDNEQSVWKKKGQAVSLNAAISLLTISLLHVLAQANRPDIAKMMLTYLSRSIEGQHQDIYGDIANAEQYIEMIKMKSGSLLAMANRMGAMLAGHRDSPIIEEYSCDLGIASQLENDLRDIVKMEEKSDWKLKKKTLPVLYLLNKEIQEGEVVRAYYKGEISFEKLKEHQNEVIHLLKKSGALNYTIAQKILYEQRALRKIESLPIADENIQRIKDHYFNREED, from the coding sequence ATGTCGAGGGCGTATATCAAAAATTTGCAATTGACAGAGGATATTGCGGTTTTTTCCAAAGAAAAATTTAAAGACAATCGAACCCCATTTGCCAATGCTCTTAAAGTGCACTTGTATGCTTTTTCCGGCAGCTCCTGTCAAGGGAGGGAGGATATAAGTCCCTGTTTAGAAGCATTGATGCTCGCATTAGATATGATTGATGATATCCAAGATGGTGATAATGAACAGTCGGTTTGGAAGAAAAAAGGACAAGCTGTCTCCTTGAATGCAGCGATTAGTTTGCTGACAATCTCACTGCTGCATGTATTAGCACAGGCTAACCGCCCTGATATAGCTAAGATGATGCTGACTTATCTTTCTAGATCAATAGAGGGACAGCATCAGGATATATACGGGGATATTGCCAACGCGGAGCAGTATATAGAAATGATCAAAATGAAGTCAGGCAGTTTACTCGCTATGGCCAATCGGATGGGAGCCATGCTGGCAGGGCATCGGGACAGTCCCATTATAGAAGAGTATTCCTGCGATTTAGGCATTGCCTCTCAACTAGAGAATGATCTGCGGGATATCGTTAAAATGGAAGAAAAAAGCGACTGGAAATTAAAAAAGAAAACCTTGCCCGTTCTTTATTTATTAAATAAGGAAATTCAAGAAGGGGAAGTCGTGCGCGCGTATTACAAGGGAGAAATTTCTTTCGAGAAGCTGAAAGAACATCAAAACGAAGTCATTCATCTGCTGAAAAAATCGGGTGCTTTGAACTACACCATAGCTCAGAAAATTCTTTATGAACAGCGGGCGCTCCGGAAAATTGAAAGCTTGCCAATAGCGGATGAGAACATTCAAAGGATAAAAGATCATTATTTTAATAGGGAGGAAGACTAA
- the comX gene encoding competence pheromone ComX — protein sequence MEATIHYLTKYPEVIELVKQEMASLVGVTKEEEQAIIKSFDETKLQSYFWM from the coding sequence ATGGAAGCAACCATTCATTACTTAACGAAATATCCTGAAGTGATTGAGCTGGTGAAACAAGAAATGGCCTCTTTAGTTGGAGTCACTAAGGAAGAAGAGCAGGCTATTATTAAATCTTTTGATGAAACCAAATTACAATCATATTTTTGGATGTAA
- a CDS encoding DeoR/GlpR family DNA-binding transcription regulator, whose protein sequence is MSVVSEERKRLIIEKVEQKGKVKVTDLANEFSVSTETIRRYLEDLDKDQKLKKVYGGAVKQEASSLMEPSMVERNILNISQKKRIAYQAATFIRDGDVIVIDEGSTTLQLVPYLLPYKNLTIMTNSFSLVNQLISAVNKETFNGQIVFLGGKVNAKHFRVSGTMSQEIMNQLYFDKAFISVDGILPSFGLSSYDLDKAKMSKMMIKQAQQSFVLADYSKINQRGTYQIVQLTEVDYLLSDQDCPGAWSRVLLQNQVQWVKC, encoded by the coding sequence AGAAGGTTGAACAAAAAGGGAAGGTCAAGGTAACCGATTTGGCCAATGAATTTTCCGTATCTACTGAAACGATTCGCCGATACTTAGAAGATCTAGATAAAGACCAAAAGCTGAAGAAAGTATATGGGGGCGCTGTCAAGCAAGAGGCTTCTTCGTTAATGGAGCCATCCATGGTGGAAAGAAATATTTTAAATATTAGCCAGAAAAAACGAATTGCCTATCAAGCGGCAACGTTTATCCGTGATGGTGATGTAATTGTTATTGATGAAGGAAGTACCACGCTGCAATTAGTTCCCTATTTGCTGCCCTATAAGAATTTAACGATTATGACTAACTCTTTTTCTTTAGTTAATCAGCTGATTTCTGCGGTCAATAAGGAAACCTTTAACGGGCAAATTGTCTTTCTGGGAGGAAAGGTAAACGCTAAGCATTTTCGTGTTAGTGGTACGATGTCTCAAGAGATTATGAATCAATTGTATTTTGATAAAGCGTTTATATCCGTTGACGGTATTCTTCCGAGCTTTGGCTTATCAAGCTATGATTTAGACAAAGCCAAGATGTCCAAGATGATGATTAAGCAGGCTCAGCAATCCTTCGTGTTAGCTGATTATTCAAAAATAAACCAAAGAGGAACTTACCAAATTGTTCAATTGACCGAGGTAGACTATCTGCTGTCTGATCAAGATTGCCCAGGTGCATGGAGCCGGGTTTTGCTCCAAAATCAAGTTCAATGGGTAAAATGCTAA
- a CDS encoding MBL fold metallo-hydrolase, with product MTNHSDNDRYIPMTSINSGSVRKVLPDLFSYTNQIVNLAFIGSERNGWVMVDAGMPKSAKKIIAEVKNLFGEQSSPQAILLTHGHFDHVGSAIIMAERWGVPVYAHPLEYPYLTGKKQYPAPDPAVEGGLVAKMAGFFPKEPIDLGKYLHELPADGTVPGLPEWQWIHTPGHTDGHVSFFRPRDRALIAGDAFITVKQDALFDVAFQIKEVNGPPRYFTPDWQTAWNSVKKLAELRPAYVVPGHGQPMEGEELAEGLSRLVEKFPDVAIPDHGKYVDGEK from the coding sequence ATGACCAATCATTCCGACAATGATCGGTATATTCCCATGACGTCAATAAATAGCGGTTCTGTCAGAAAAGTGCTTCCCGACCTATTCAGTTACACAAATCAAATTGTGAACCTTGCCTTTATTGGAAGTGAAAGAAACGGCTGGGTGATGGTGGATGCCGGAATGCCGAAGTCAGCAAAAAAAATTATAGCGGAAGTGAAGAACCTTTTTGGTGAACAGTCTTCTCCGCAGGCGATATTATTAACACATGGGCATTTTGACCATGTAGGCTCCGCCATTATCATGGCAGAAAGATGGGGCGTGCCTGTGTATGCCCATCCATTAGAATATCCCTATTTAACAGGCAAGAAGCAATATCCCGCTCCTGATCCTGCGGTTGAAGGAGGATTAGTGGCAAAAATGGCGGGGTTTTTCCCTAAGGAGCCTATTGATCTTGGCAAATATTTGCATGAGCTGCCGGCAGATGGAACGGTGCCTGGGTTGCCGGAATGGCAGTGGATTCATACACCGGGCCACACAGACGGACATGTCTCCTTTTTCCGGCCTCGCGATCGGGCGCTAATTGCTGGGGACGCATTTATTACAGTTAAACAAGACGCGCTGTTTGATGTGGCTTTTCAAATCAAAGAAGTGAATGGTCCGCCCCGCTATTTTACACCGGATTGGCAAACGGCGTGGAATTCAGTGAAAAAACTTGCTGAGCTCAGACCCGCATATGTTGTACCGGGGCACGGTCAGCCGATGGAAGGAGAGGAGCTGGCAGAAGGTCTGTCTCGTCTAGTGGAGAAATTTCCTGATGTGGCGATCCCGGATCACGGCAAATATGTAGATGGTGAAAAATAA
- a CDS encoding ATP-binding protein, with product MIAISAVYFITVIIAHPLIGLRVIPISENKCVVTEVYSQGWASYKNINKETLVDCQTVSNTPFKLEKLDQIVRHYNKREIVTYKGMPISYLIYSFVPIIYFILCFLIALYLFFKKSSNYRSILSSYLLLLVSLAYLASGVSARADWFGMFITLISLYLIPILLLKYLRIMITKKPRRLSAKYRLLLYGLLFIIALINTLIGAAKFALMPFILLSLAVLLYFISQFWAIKQSIHFVKVRFFIWTIIFSLLPFILLSAITEVLFGTQLIAAENTAFFLLFIPLSFVYVNVQKVFFDFDLFIKRLLVNILISLLPASALSGMIYLKEGYSIFVFQVFLAAIVLMTAFLFLKDFIATYLLQNERKFHASLAKFSQVSSQIHDRQTLFSYLNRLVSAVLQVDDVKAVHYDINHQPQENGQCSGQPLVKEPFSIGDLLELSDGYALAVSKSNGACTFLTFSYKQKTTQLNKEEKHWLKSIAHYTNILLENLKKTEDLVAEIEEMRDGGVSSTISRTLLLIGEKERVKLAQDIHDSILQELIFICKNIEIIQNQQGERTHALEDIKLQLSEQIDFIRETCYELNPFFLKEIGLIDSLTALLDKYRKSCGFEVDFQVSHAKFFMNIDEDMALILYRIVQELMNNAKKHSKANFIYVSLSYRQNHYVLVYEDDGVGFDLNQGPHQKHFGMIGLNERIRSLHGEWTIHTEPFQGLLLRATIPSQRNDAND from the coding sequence TTGATAGCGATTAGTGCGGTGTATTTTATCACGGTGATTATAGCCCATCCATTAATAGGCTTAAGGGTGATTCCTATCAGCGAGAACAAATGCGTGGTTACAGAAGTGTATTCACAAGGATGGGCTAGCTATAAAAATATAAATAAAGAAACACTAGTTGATTGCCAGACTGTCTCTAATACTCCATTTAAGTTGGAGAAGCTTGACCAAATTGTTCGGCATTACAATAAGCGGGAGATCGTTACATATAAAGGAATGCCGATTAGTTACTTAATATACAGCTTTGTGCCGATCATTTATTTTATTCTTTGTTTTTTAATAGCCTTATATTTGTTCTTTAAAAAAAGTTCAAATTATAGGAGTATACTGTCATCTTACTTGCTTTTATTGGTTAGCCTCGCGTACTTAGCCAGCGGCGTATCGGCTAGGGCCGATTGGTTCGGAATGTTTATTACTTTAATATCTCTTTATTTAATTCCGATCTTGCTACTCAAATACCTCCGTATCATGATAACTAAAAAACCTCGCCGCTTATCCGCTAAGTATAGGCTGCTGCTGTATGGACTGCTTTTTATTATTGCACTCATAAATACATTAATTGGTGCGGCAAAGTTTGCTTTAATGCCGTTTATATTACTGAGTCTGGCAGTGCTGCTTTATTTTATTTCACAATTTTGGGCTATTAAACAATCGATTCACTTTGTGAAAGTGAGATTTTTTATTTGGACAATTATTTTCTCACTGCTGCCCTTTATTTTGTTGTCAGCGATTACGGAAGTGTTATTTGGGACACAACTGATTGCCGCGGAAAATACAGCGTTTTTTTTATTGTTTATTCCGCTTTCCTTCGTATATGTTAATGTGCAAAAGGTATTCTTTGATTTTGATTTATTTATCAAAAGGCTTCTGGTTAATATTTTAATTTCATTATTGCCGGCCTCTGCATTAAGCGGAATGATCTATCTGAAAGAAGGATATTCTATATTTGTCTTTCAAGTTTTTTTGGCGGCGATTGTTCTTATGACCGCTTTCCTTTTCTTAAAGGATTTTATTGCTACCTATCTGCTGCAAAACGAACGAAAATTTCATGCCAGTTTGGCGAAGTTTTCCCAGGTATCCAGTCAAATCCATGACCGGCAAACATTGTTTTCCTACCTCAATCGATTGGTTAGCGCTGTTCTTCAAGTGGACGACGTGAAGGCCGTTCACTATGACATCAATCATCAACCGCAGGAGAACGGACAGTGTTCCGGGCAGCCGCTTGTGAAAGAGCCGTTCAGCATCGGTGATTTGCTAGAACTCTCTGATGGGTATGCGTTAGCTGTCAGCAAAAGCAACGGAGCCTGCACGTTTCTCACTTTCTCCTATAAGCAAAAGACGACGCAATTAAATAAAGAAGAAAAGCATTGGCTTAAATCCATTGCTCATTACACCAATATTTTGCTGGAAAATCTTAAGAAAACCGAGGATTTAGTTGCTGAAATCGAAGAAATGAGAGACGGCGGTGTTTCCTCGACCATTTCGCGCACGCTCCTGCTCATAGGGGAAAAAGAACGGGTGAAATTGGCGCAAGATATTCACGACTCGATTCTTCAAGAGCTTATATTTATCTGCAAAAACATCGAAATTATACAAAATCAACAAGGAGAGCGGACGCATGCTTTAGAAGATATTAAGCTTCAGTTAAGTGAGCAGATTGATTTTATTCGGGAGACTTGCTATGAGCTGAACCCTTTTTTCTTAAAAGAAATTGGTTTGATTGATTCGTTAACGGCTCTTTTGGATAAGTACAGAAAATCATGCGGCTTTGAAGTGGATTTTCAGGTCAGCCATGCTAAGTTTTTCATGAATATAGATGAGGATATGGCGCTGATTTTATACAGAATTGTTCAGGAGCTGATGAACAATGCTAAAAAACATTCAAAAGCAAATTTTATTTATGTGAGCTTAAGTTATCGTCAGAATCACTATGTGCTTGTGTATGAGGATGACGGCGTTGGATTTGATCTGAATCAAGGGCCTCATCAAAAGCATTTTGGCATGATCGGTTTGAATGAAAGAATCCGGAGCCTGCATGGAGAATGGACGATTCACACCGAGCCTTTTCAAGGGCTGCTGCTGAGAGCGACAATACCAAGTCAAAGGAACGATGCCAATGATTAA
- a CDS encoding HXXEE domain-containing protein encodes MKDAHILKLAKFIWLFPLLYFLHDLEEILTIESFLKEQANVLPVRITAIEFSLAFMGLWVLGTIGCCRTARGRTFLSMSPVMFLAFLVPGVLLANGTAHVLQLIILRSYVPGIVTSVLILFPYAFASLKYLLMEKLITAKKCFFLFGLGFILQLPLAGLALLLAKWILR; translated from the coding sequence GTGAAAGATGCTCATATACTGAAGCTGGCCAAATTCATTTGGCTGTTTCCTCTGCTTTATTTCCTTCATGATTTGGAAGAGATCCTTACAATCGAAAGTTTTCTTAAAGAACAGGCGAATGTCCTTCCTGTTCGAATCACGGCTATCGAATTTTCACTGGCCTTTATGGGATTATGGGTGCTGGGGACGATTGGATGCTGCCGGACGGCAAGAGGCAGAACGTTTCTCAGCATGTCGCCTGTTATGTTTTTGGCTTTTTTGGTTCCTGGCGTGTTGCTGGCTAATGGAACAGCCCACGTTTTGCAATTGATAATTTTAAGAAGTTATGTCCCCGGAATCGTAACCAGTGTTCTTATCCTGTTTCCATATGCCTTTGCTTCCCTGAAGTATTTGCTGATGGAAAAGCTCATCACTGCTAAGAAATGCTTTTTCTTGTTTGGGCTGGGTTTTATTTTACAACTACCTTTAGCCGGACTGGCTCTTTTGTTAGCTAAATGGATACTTCGTTAA
- a CDS encoding response regulator transcription factor, which translates to MINMILVDDHRAVAEGTKALLEQDGRFFVHICSDESGIYGIMETTNIDILLIDLYMPGLNGVELSKRILDNFPHARIIIYTGFDLGQHFNLIVETQVSGFISKSASREQIVNAIEAALRDEVVIPIQLFRQLRRGPMVSAVPKEGKLSDINLTKREVYILMAISEGRTNKEIAQQLNYSQRTIEYSITNLFDKLQVKSRTEALSKARKYQLLPIVHIDD; encoded by the coding sequence ATGATTAATATGATTTTAGTCGATGATCATCGAGCTGTTGCGGAAGGAACAAAGGCATTATTGGAACAGGACGGACGCTTTTTTGTACATATTTGCTCGGATGAGAGCGGCATATACGGCATTATGGAAACGACTAATATAGATATTCTTTTAATCGACCTATACATGCCGGGGCTCAATGGAGTCGAATTATCGAAACGGATATTAGATAACTTTCCGCACGCCCGGATTATTATATATACAGGGTTTGATCTTGGGCAGCATTTTAATTTAATTGTTGAAACGCAAGTATCAGGATTTATTAGTAAAAGTGCCTCTCGCGAACAGATCGTTAACGCGATTGAAGCGGCATTAAGGGATGAGGTAGTGATTCCAATTCAATTGTTTAGGCAATTAAGAAGGGGTCCTATGGTTTCAGCTGTTCCAAAAGAAGGAAAACTGAGTGATATCAACCTGACAAAAAGAGAAGTGTACATTTTAATGGCTATTTCAGAAGGCCGGACAAATAAAGAGATTGCCCAGCAATTAAATTACAGTCAGCGAACGATAGAATATTCCATTACGAATCTCTTTGATAAATTGCAGGTGAAATCCAGAACGGAAGCCTTGTCGAAAGCGAGAAAATATCAATTGCTTCCCATCGTCCATATAGATGATTAA
- a CDS encoding YiaA/YiaB family inner membrane protein: MQMYRRRNTPAFTVLAYFTFFAGVFLFCIGLYNEDSLELNEKGYYIAVMILVAVGAILTQKVTRDNAEDRELMAEQERQQTFSKKID, translated from the coding sequence TTGCAGATGTACCGCAGAAGGAATACACCAGCTTTTACTGTATTAGCTTATTTTACATTCTTTGCCGGAGTCTTTTTATTTTGTATCGGGTTATACAATGAGGATAGCTTGGAGCTAAACGAAAAAGGCTATTATATCGCTGTTATGATTCTTGTCGCTGTCGGGGCCATTTTGACTCAAAAGGTGACAAGAGATAATGCGGAAGATCGTGAGCTAATGGCGGAGCAAGAAAGGCAACAGACTTTTTCCAAAAAAATCGACTAA